From a single Fusobacterium ulcerans ATCC 49185 genomic region:
- a CDS encoding Na+/H+ antiporter NhaC family protein, protein MKEKKLGGSAFIPMLVFLILYLGSGCYFTITGVSNAWNLFPRHAAIFIGIIVACLMYRQMPFETKMKKFCVAAGNDGVVMMCMIFLVAGAFAGVAKQMGGVASVVNMGLSFIPTSFVLPGIFIISSLVATAIGTSSGTLVAIAPIALAIAETTGTSIPMFFGAVYSGALFGDNLSIISDTTIAATKGAGCEMKDKFKMNFTIALPAAIVSAILYYMVGSHVTISSETLPYNILLILPYIYVIAAAVKGMDVFVVLVSGTFFAGIVGMFAGTMTMITFVQSIGTGMSGMMSTAIVAMLLRGLIGLIEEYGGIEWLIKVLRRNVKTRKGAEYCIGAMAGILDFALINNTIAIMITAPIAKDIADEHHISPKRNASLMDIFACAVHGLAPHAGGMLTLSGFYAALNPLEVVKYNFYCYFLLLAVIITIQFGLLRTKEEKEYIKSQAGV, encoded by the coding sequence ATGAAAGAAAAGAAATTAGGGGGTTCTGCTTTTATTCCTATGTTGGTTTTCCTTATTCTTTACTTGGGAAGTGGATGCTATTTTACAATAACTGGTGTAAGTAATGCATGGAATCTATTTCCACGTCATGCTGCAATATTTATTGGAATTATAGTAGCCTGTTTAATGTATAGACAGATGCCTTTCGAAACTAAAATGAAAAAGTTTTGCGTTGCAGCAGGTAATGATGGTGTAGTAATGATGTGTATGATTTTCTTGGTTGCAGGAGCTTTTGCAGGGGTTGCAAAACAAATGGGGGGAGTAGCTAGTGTTGTAAATATGGGGCTTTCTTTTATACCAACAAGCTTTGTGCTTCCAGGAATATTTATAATTTCATCACTTGTTGCAACTGCTATTGGAACATCTTCAGGGACTCTTGTTGCAATAGCTCCAATTGCTTTAGCAATTGCAGAAACAACAGGAACAAGTATTCCAATGTTTTTTGGAGCTGTTTATAGTGGAGCATTATTTGGAGATAACTTATCTATTATTTCAGATACAACCATAGCAGCAACTAAAGGTGCTGGATGTGAAATGAAAGATAAATTTAAAATGAACTTTACTATTGCTTTACCTGCAGCTATAGTTTCTGCAATACTTTACTATATGGTGGGAAGTCATGTAACAATAAGTTCAGAAACACTTCCATATAATATATTGCTTATTTTGCCTTATATTTATGTAATAGCAGCAGCAGTTAAGGGAATGGATGTATTTGTTGTTCTTGTTTCAGGAACATTCTTTGCAGGAATTGTTGGTATGTTTGCTGGAACTATGACAATGATAACATTTGTTCAGTCTATTGGGACAGGAATGTCTGGAATGATGTCTACTGCAATAGTGGCAATGCTTTTAAGAGGTCTTATTGGATTGATTGAGGAATATGGAGGAATTGAATGGCTTATAAAAGTACTTCGCAGAAATGTTAAAACTCGTAAAGGGGCGGAATATTGTATTGGAGCTATGGCAGGAATATTGGACTTTGCACTTATTAATAATACAATTGCAATAATGATAACAGCACCTATAGCAAAAGATATTGCAGATGAGCATCATATTTCTCCTAAACGTAATGCAAGTTTGATGGATATATTTGCCTGTGCAGTTCATGGACTTGCTCCACATGCTGGAGGTATGCTGACATTATCTGGATTCTATGCAGCATTGAATCCACTTGAAGTTGTTAAGTATAATTTCTATTGTTACTTCTTACTTTTAGCAGTAATTATTACAATACAGTTTGGACTTCTTCGTACTAAGGAAGAGAAGGAATATATAAAAAGTCAGGCAGGAGTTTAA
- the ggt gene encoding gamma-glutamyltransferase: MLKFDSTIYPYPSRRNVMYAKNGMVATGSPLAAQAGLEILKKGGNAIDAAIATAAALTVVEPTGNGIGGDGFAILSVNNKMYGLNASGPSPKLIEAQDLLNKGLKEMPKYGFIPVNVPGIPKAWAELSKKFGKLPLSEVVAPAVKLAREGYAVPVNVAKLWKKAAVNFGKEEGEEFKPWFDTFTQDGKCPEIGDIVRLPDHADTLEMIGDTYADAFYKGELADKIDAFSKKYNGYLRKDDLEEFEAEWVEPISVKYHGYDVYELPPNGHGISALMALNILDRFQFEARETVRSYHTMIEAMKLAFVDVQKYVADPRFMKVTVEQLLSKAYAEDRAKLIGNTAIMPEAGDPFCGGTVYLAAADNEGNMISYIQSNYMGFGSGMVVPGTGIALHNRGNNFNLDLESANCVGPAKRPYHTIIPGFLGKDGKAVGPFGVMGGFMQPQGHVQVVTNTVDFLMNPQAALDAPRWQWVGKKNIELEHGVPEHIAYELAAMGHDIKVLYDPLMMGRGEIIWRMENGVLVGGTEPRTDGHIALY, from the coding sequence ATGTTAAAATTTGATTCTACTATTTATCCATATCCATCAAGAAGAAATGTGATGTATGCTAAAAATGGTATGGTGGCAACTGGATCTCCACTTGCTGCACAGGCTGGACTTGAAATACTAAAAAAAGGAGGAAACGCAATCGATGCTGCTATTGCCACTGCTGCTGCTCTTACTGTTGTAGAGCCTACAGGTAATGGAATAGGTGGAGATGGATTTGCTATCCTTAGTGTAAATAATAAAATGTATGGACTTAATGCCAGCGGTCCTTCACCAAAGCTTATTGAAGCTCAAGACCTTTTAAACAAAGGATTGAAAGAGATGCCTAAATATGGATTTATTCCTGTAAATGTACCTGGAATACCTAAAGCTTGGGCAGAATTAAGCAAGAAATTTGGAAAACTTCCTTTAAGTGAAGTTGTAGCTCCAGCTGTAAAGTTAGCAAGAGAAGGGTATGCTGTACCTGTAAATGTTGCTAAACTTTGGAAGAAAGCAGCTGTTAACTTTGGAAAAGAAGAGGGAGAAGAATTTAAACCTTGGTTTGATACTTTTACTCAAGATGGAAAATGTCCTGAGATAGGAGATATAGTAAGACTTCCTGATCATGCAGATACTTTGGAAATGATAGGTGATACTTATGCAGATGCTTTCTACAAAGGAGAGCTTGCAGATAAAATAGATGCATTCTCTAAAAAATATAATGGATACCTTAGAAAAGATGACTTAGAGGAGTTTGAAGCAGAATGGGTAGAACCTATTTCTGTAAAATATCATGGATATGATGTTTATGAACTTCCACCAAATGGACATGGAATAAGCGCTCTTATGGCACTTAATATTCTTGATAGATTCCAGTTTGAAGCGAGAGAAACAGTAAGATCATATCATACAATGATAGAAGCAATGAAACTTGCATTTGTAGATGTACAAAAATATGTAGCTGATCCTAGATTTATGAAAGTAACAGTTGAGCAGCTGCTATCTAAAGCATATGCAGAGGATAGAGCAAAACTTATAGGAAATACAGCAATAATGCCAGAAGCAGGAGATCCATTCTGTGGAGGAACTGTATATCTTGCAGCAGCAGATAATGAAGGAAATATGATATCATATATTCAAAGCAACTATATGGGATTTGGTTCTGGAATGGTAGTACCAGGAACAGGAATAGCTCTTCATAACAGAGGAAATAACTTTAACCTTGACCTTGAAAGTGCAAACTGTGTAGGACCAGCAAAAAGACCATATCATACAATAATTCCTGGATTCCTTGGAAAAGATGGAAAAGCTGTAGGCCCATTTGGAGTAATGGGAGGATTTATGCAGCCGCAAGGACATGTACAGGTAGTAACTAATACAGTAGATTTCCTAATGAATCCACAGGCAGCATTAGATGCACCAAGATGGCAATGGGTAGGAAAGAAAAATATAGAACTTGAACATGGAGTTCCTGAGCATATAGCATATGAGCTTGCGGCTATGGGACATGATATAAAAGTTCTTTATGATCCACTTATGATGGGAAGAGGAGAGATCATCTGGAGAATGGAAAATGGAGTTCTTGTAGGAGGAACTGAACCTAGAACAGATGGACATATTGCTTTATACTAA
- a CDS encoding ABC transporter substrate-binding protein, with amino-acid sequence MKKIFFIFLVMLGLIGCSDKAEKTAGTEKPKKEQVLRVGLNGKPKGVDPHMYSEVIGGIMSQQIFNSLVEIDENGNIVPELAESWEFKDPTTLIFKLQKGVKFHNGDELKASDVVFSINRMKNKPASMVMVDPISGVEALDDYTVKITLSKPFSSILYNLAHPRTSILNERSVKEQNDDLSIAGIGTGPFKLIEWGTGEQITLESFKDHFQGAPKFDKLLVKTITENTARAMALEAKDIDIAYTVAPIDLENLKNNPDLVIISKPVVLTEAITFNFDKEKFHNKALREAIAMAIDKKGIIDAIYNGLAIEANSPVSNVAFGYSDKVTGLPRDMEKAKQIVEENGLTGTKLKIITNDNPSRVQVAQIIQSNLKEIGLELEIEVVAWATYLQDLANANFEMKLGGWSGGTGDSDNILFPLYHSSSAGAAGNHGRYKNPELDKYIEAGRATSDPAERKHNYEIAQQMIQDDIACVPLYYSMDNMVMRKNIKNFKFRSTYFHVIKDIEF; translated from the coding sequence ATGAAAAAAATATTTTTTATCTTTCTGGTGATGTTGGGACTCATAGGATGTTCTGATAAAGCAGAAAAAACAGCAGGAACTGAAAAACCTAAAAAGGAACAAGTTTTAAGAGTCGGATTAAATGGAAAACCAAAAGGTGTTGATCCACACATGTATTCAGAAGTAATTGGGGGAATAATGTCTCAACAGATTTTTAACAGTCTGGTAGAGATAGATGAAAATGGAAACATAGTTCCTGAATTAGCTGAAAGCTGGGAATTTAAAGATCCTACTACACTTATATTCAAATTGCAAAAAGGAGTTAAATTTCACAATGGTGATGAATTAAAAGCTTCAGATGTGGTATTCAGTATTAATAGAATGAAAAATAAACCAGCAAGTATGGTTATGGTTGATCCTATTTCAGGAGTAGAGGCACTTGATGACTATACTGTAAAAATTACTCTGTCAAAACCTTTCTCATCAATATTGTATAATCTTGCTCATCCAAGAACTTCTATATTGAATGAGAGAAGTGTAAAAGAACAAAATGATGATCTTTCTATAGCTGGTATTGGAACTGGACCTTTCAAGCTTATTGAATGGGGAACTGGGGAACAGATTACTTTAGAATCTTTCAAAGATCATTTCCAAGGAGCACCTAAATTTGACAAGCTTCTAGTTAAAACTATAACAGAAAATACTGCGAGAGCTATGGCACTAGAAGCAAAAGATATAGACATTGCTTATACAGTTGCACCTATTGATTTAGAAAATCTTAAAAATAATCCTGATTTAGTAATTATAAGTAAACCTGTAGTTCTTACTGAAGCAATTACATTTAACTTTGATAAAGAAAAATTCCATAACAAAGCTCTTAGAGAAGCTATTGCTATGGCTATAGATAAAAAGGGGATTATAGATGCCATCTATAATGGTCTTGCTATTGAAGCAAACTCACCAGTTAGTAATGTGGCTTTTGGATATTCAGATAAAGTAACTGGTCTTCCTAGGGATATGGAAAAAGCTAAACAGATAGTTGAAGAAAATGGTTTAACTGGAACTAAATTAAAAATAATAACTAATGATAATCCATCAAGAGTACAAGTAGCACAAATTATTCAATCAAATCTTAAAGAAATAGGATTAGAACTTGAAATAGAAGTTGTAGCATGGGCTACTTATCTTCAAGATCTTGCTAATGCAAACTTTGAGATGAAACTTGGGGGTTGGAGCGGAGGAACTGGAGATTCTGATAATATCCTTTTCCCACTATATCACAGTAGTTCAGCTGGAGCAGCTGGTAACCATGGAAGATATAAAAATCCTGAACTTGATAAATATATAGAAGCTGGAAGAGCTACTTCTGACCCAGCAGAAAGAAAACATAACTATGAAATAGCTCAACAAATGATTCAAGATGATATTGCTTGTGTCCCACTTTATTATTCAATGGATAATATGGTTATGAGAAAAAATATCAAAAACTTTAAATTTAGATCTACATATTTCCATGTTATAAAAGACATTGAATTTTAA
- a CDS encoding DUF554 domain-containing protein: MLGNIVNTAAVILGSLLGMWLKKGIPDRIKDIIMTSMGLSILTLGIKDGINFDNGMLIILFMVIGGIIGELLRIDERLTMLGVYLEKRFSKNGGNDIVKGFVTTSIMFNVGAMAIVGSIKSGLSGNNEILFIKALLDGVASLIFSSKYGIGVLFSAVTVFVYQGSIFLFAFFIKSGLDDAVINQISVVGGLMMIGLGINLLFNKDIKIGNLMPALFIPIIYKVIISFF; encoded by the coding sequence ATGCTGGGAAATATTGTAAATACAGCTGCTGTCATTCTTGGAAGCCTACTTGGTATGTGGCTGAAAAAAGGTATTCCTGACAGAATAAAAGATATAATAATGACTTCTATGGGACTTTCCATATTAACTTTAGGAATTAAAGATGGAATAAACTTTGATAATGGTATGCTCATAATATTATTTATGGTTATTGGTGGAATCATTGGAGAACTTTTGAGAATAGATGAAAGACTTACTATGCTTGGCGTTTATTTAGAAAAAAGATTTTCTAAAAATGGTGGAAATGATATAGTTAAGGGTTTTGTTACCACCAGTATTATGTTTAATGTAGGAGCAATGGCTATTGTTGGTTCTATAAAAAGTGGACTTTCTGGTAATAATGAAATCCTCTTCATAAAAGCACTTCTTGATGGAGTTGCCTCACTTATTTTTTCATCAAAATATGGAATAGGAGTTTTATTCTCTGCAGTTACTGTATTTGTATATCAAGGGTCCATATTTCTTTTTGCTTTTTTTATAAAAAGTGGATTAGATGATGCTGTCATCAATCAGATATCTGTTGTGGGAGGTCTTATGATGATAGGGTTAGGAATAAATCTTTTATTCAATAAAGATATAAAAATAGGAAATCTTATGCCAGCATTATTCATTCCTATTATATATAAAGTTATCATATCATTTTTTTAG
- a CDS encoding Cof-type HAD-IIB family hydrolase: MKLVVSDLDGTLLNMESQITDYTKTAVKKLVNNGVEFAIATGRGRASAIRLKKDIGLDIYLICNNGANIYDKEEKSIFEKIIDKKTSQEIIKLLRERKIAYNGFIDDDFYRDEYDKNDYSRRLDFVEHILGDIEDCPALHKIIIVEDADIILKVNKELREKFSDVVEITISDPECIDIVPKECSKGNALKVIAQQLGIDMNKIMAFGDGENDLDMLRKVGHPVVMENAQEIVKREINNTAPKNIENGVALYLEKFFKL; this comes from the coding sequence TATCAGATCTAGACGGAACTCTTTTAAATATGGAAAGTCAGATCACTGATTATACAAAAACAGCTGTAAAAAAACTAGTCAATAATGGTGTTGAGTTCGCTATAGCTACTGGAAGAGGAAGAGCCTCTGCTATAAGATTGAAAAAAGATATAGGATTAGATATTTATCTTATCTGTAACAATGGTGCCAACATATATGATAAAGAAGAAAAAAGTATATTTGAAAAAATTATTGATAAAAAAACATCTCAAGAAATAATAAAACTTTTAAGAGAAAGAAAAATAGCATATAATGGATTTATTGATGATGATTTCTACCGAGATGAATATGATAAAAATGATTACAGCAGAAGACTTGACTTTGTAGAACACATTCTTGGTGATATTGAAGATTGTCCTGCCCTTCATAAAATAATAATAGTAGAAGATGCTGATATCATTCTTAAAGTAAACAAAGAGCTGAGAGAAAAATTTTCTGATGTAGTTGAAATAACTATTTCTGATCCTGAATGTATTGATATAGTTCCTAAGGAGTGCAGTAAAGGAAATGCACTTAAAGTTATAGCTCAACAGCTTGGAATAGATATGAATAAAATCATGGCTTTTGGTGATGGAGAAAATGATCTTGATATGCTTAGAAAAGTTGGTCATCCAGTAGTTATGGAAAATGCTCAGGAAATAGTAAAAAGGGAGATAAATAATACTGCACCTAAAAATATTGAAAATGGTGTAGCTTTATATTTAGAAAAGTTTTTTAAACTTTAA